The bacterium DNA segment CCGAGCGCAACCTCTACTACCGCCCCCAGCCCAACACCGCCTTCGTCGTCCCCGACCTCTTCGTGAGCTTCGGCGTGGACCCCGGCGCCCTCGAGTTGGACTTCAGCTACCGGCTCTGGGACGCCGGCGCGCCGCCCGCCTTCGTCCTGGAGATCGCCTCGGAGAAGACCCACAACAGCGACCTCAACGTCAAGCCCGCCGTGTACCTCGAAGTCGGAGTCGGCGAGTACTGGCGCCTCGACCCCACCGGCGGCGACTACTACACCCCCGCCCTGCAGGGCGACCGCCGCGCCGGCGACGCCTGGGCACCCATCGCAGTGGACCGCGACGGCGACGGCCGCCTCCGCGGGCACAGCGCCGTCCTCGGCCTCGACCTGCACGCTGAACCGCACCGCCTGCGCCTCCGCGACCCGCAGACCGGCCTCTGGCTCCCCGACCACGACGAGACCCGCCGCCAACGCGACGCCACCGAAGCCGAAGTGGCCGCCCTGCGCGCCCGGCTGAACGACCAGACCGGCGACACGGCCCAATAGCAGCGAACCGCGCGGCCTCTCGACCGCCGGAGCGCGCCCGGACGGCTGCCGCCGTCGGTTTCGCCTTCGCGGCGCGGGCAACGGCCGACGCGTCGCCCGCTGTTCTGGTCCTGGTGTTCGAAACCTGTGACGGCGCCAGAGGAGGCGGCGCTCGAGCCTCGACCCCCAGACGACACGCACCGACCGATGGAACTCAGCCTCCTGTGTGCTGAACGTCTCTCCACGCCCACACACAGGAGCCCGACCCCAACCGGTGGACCCCCGGGATGGGGAATTTCAGTGGTCAGAAGTGGGGAATTTCAGTGATCGCCGTATCCAAGCCCACCGCCCCACCCCTCAGACACCCACTCCCCGCTCAAATCCGAAGAGCCAGCAATCGGCGCACCGCATGCGCCGACAGGCCGAGCCGGATAGCGAGAGCGGCGTTCGTGACACCCTGCTCTCGCATCGCCGAATAGAGGGCCAGTTTCGCGGCAACGACAGGCGGAACCGGGATGACTACCTGCCCGTCGTCCGGCGGACTGGGCTCGGGAATGTCCTCGCCGGCCTTGACGTACATCCCGAGAGCGACCGACAGGCAGTCGTGCGCCAGATCGTAGGTCTCGGTCCACGACCAGCCGCCCGAATTGGCACCGTTGAGATCCGGGAACGTCACCATCCAGGCCTCCCGCCCGCTGACCCGCGCCTCAGCCCCATCTCGGACGATGCTGCACGGGTAGGCGTACCGCATGACCCAGAACTCCTGTCTGTCGATACGGGTGGCATGCTAGTTCAGGTCCGGGAACTCGGGCCCTGCATGACAGAGCGGACGATTGCGGGGTGGCGGGCGGTGAAGAATCCGACGACGCGATCACGAACGTCCTCGCCGACCATGCCCCGCAGGATGGGATCGTCCATGACATCGTCGAAATAGCCGAACCCTCTCACGAGTGCATGCACCGAACCGTGGTTGACGGAGAGCCCGTACTTCTGCAGATACAGCGCGAACCCTTCCTCGACGGTGATCCCGGCGAGCTGCTCGAGGGACATGACGTCGAAGTAGTCGCGCAGCAGATGGCGGGAGCTGATGGCGCGGAATTTCGTAGCCATGATGTCCTGCAGCGACCCGACGGGGATGCCAGCGACAAGCGTGGGCGGGCGTAGTGTCGCCGCGTCGGCACCCCAGAGAATGTCGATCTTGACGCCGTCGAAGGTTCCGTGGAGGTGTCCTTGGGATTTGCGGGTGAGGCGGAAGTCGCCCCGCGCCTCGAGCGCGGCGTGCAGCGGATCCGGGTCGAAGGCGTGGGGCGTGAACAAGTCGAGGTCCTCGCTGCGGCGATGCCTCAGCTGCATCGCCAAGGCGGTTCCGCCCATCAGGACAGTCCCGGCGGGGACCGTCTCTGCCACAGCGGGCCAGGCTGCGCGTGTGGCTGGCCCGAGTACCTCGGCGAACTCACTCAGTGGGCTCACCGCGCTCGCTGAGGGCGTTACGGATCATGGCCTTGACTTCCGGCGGGATGCACTCCTTGTCGGCGACGCGCTCGAGAGCCTCCCGGGGCAGCGCCTCGAGCGCCCACGCCCACGCGTCGATGTCGTGGTAGGTGAGAAGGTGTTCGGCGACGAAAGCCGCGTCGCGGGGGAGCTCGATCAGGTCCGGGTCTCCCCACCAGAACAGCTTGGCGAAACGCTCCGGCAACCTCTCCGGCATCGGGGCACGCGGCAGCTCGGGAAGTTCCACGGTTCGCACAGCGTCGGCCACGCTGAACCAGGCGTCTCCGGCGACGAGACGCCAGACGGTCCGCTCCGCTGACGCGGCGGGGGGCACACCCGTCTCGGACTCGGGTGTCACGAGCCCGCGATCTTCAAGATCATCGAGCGCTGAGGCCACATCGGCTGGTGCCAGGGCAGTGACGAACGCGACAGCGCTCACCCCTCTGAGGCCCCGGGGGCGGCGCGAGAGAGCCGCAAGGACGCACATCTCGGTGGACGACAGACCAAGCGGCGGTTCGGCGAGACTGGCGACATCGGGCCGTGTCACAGTAGTCACTGCCCCGAATTCTACTGTCCGGCAGAGACCTCCTGGGAGCGGCACCAGCGCAGGTAGGCGGCCACGAAATCGTCGATGTCGCCGTCGAGGACCGCCTCGGGGTTGGAGGTGGAGTGCTCGGTGCGCAGGTCCTTCACCATCTGGTACGGGTAGAGGACGTAGGAGCGGATCTGGCTCCCGAAGCCCATCCGCTGGGCGGCGCCGGCGATCTCGGCCACCTCGTCGGTGCGTTTCTGGCGCTCGAGATCCAGCAGTTTGGCGGCCAGCATCTGCATGGCGCGCTCCCGGTTCTGGTGCTGGCTGCGCTGCGCCTGGCTGGAGGTGACGAGACCGGTCGGCAGGTGGGTGATGCGCACCGCCGAGTCGGTGACGTTGACGTGCTGGCCGCCGGCGCCCGAGGAGCGGTAGGTGTCGACCCGCAGCTCCGACTCGTCGATCTCCACCTCCTTGGCCATCTCCGGGAAGAAGGGCACGACCTTCACCGATGCGAAGGCCGTCTGGCGCTTGCCCTCCTTGTTGAACGGTGAGATGCGCACCAGCCGGTGGATGCCGTGCTCGCTGCGCAGCAGCCCGTAGGCGTGGCGCCCCTTGACGCTGAACTCCGCCGAAGTGATCCCCGCCTCCTTGCCCTCGGTCACCGACTCCACCTCGAAGCTGAAGCCCCGGCGCTCCGCCCAGCGGCCGTACATGCGCAAAAGCATGGAGGCCCAGTCCTGGGAGTCTGTGCCGCCCTCGCCGGACTGGATGCTGCATACGGCGTCGCGCTCGTCGTAGCTGCCGGCCAGCAGCGCACGCAATTCGAGGGCGTCGAAATCGGTCCGCAGGGAGTCCACGGACTCGGCGATCTCCGCCAGCACCGAGTCGTCGTCCAGCTCGGTGGCCAGCTGCCACAGCGTGTCGGCGTCCTCGAGACGCGCCTGCAGCCGCTCGAAGCTCTCGATGTCGTCGTTCACCGCCGCCAGATCCTGGGCAACCCGGCGCGCCCGCTCGGGGTCGTCCCAGAGTTCGGGGCGGGCCGCCTCGATCTCCAGAGCCGGTCGCCGGGCGCGCAGGCCGGCGATGCCCAGGTAATGCTCGGACTGCTCCAGGCGCCGGCTCAGTTCGGCCAGATCATCGCTGAAGTCCTCGTTCACGGGCGCTCCGGGGGGACGGGACGGCGGGCGGGGGACGGGATCGCGTTGCCGCGCACTGGCGGCGGCCTCCGGTCGCTCAGCGACCGCAGCAGAGCTTGTACTTCTTGCCCGAGCCGCACGGGCAGGGCGCGTTGCGGCCGGTCTTCTCCGCCGCGCTGCGGACCAGCGTTGCGGTGCCCGCAGCGGGCTTGCCCGCGGCGCTCGGTGCGGCGGCGGGCTTGGCACCGGCCAGCGGCACGCCGGCAGCGGCGGCGGCCGCCTGGGCCAGCGCGCTGGGCGCCTCGGAGGGGTCGGTGGGGCCCGAGTACGTGACGTTGCGCGTCGCCGAGACCTGCTCGGTCTCCGGTTTCACAACCTGGATGTGGGTGATCATGCGCACGAAATCCCGCCTGATCCGCTGCATGAGGTCACCGAACATCTCGAAACCCTCGCGTTGCCACTCGCTCAGCGGATCCTTCTGGCCGGCGGCACGCAGGTGGATGCCCTCTTTCAGGTAGTCCATCTCGTAGAGGTGGGTGCGCCAGTGCTGATCGATGACCCGCAGCATCACCTGGCGCTCGAGACCGCGCATCACCTCGGTGCCGATCTCGGACTCCCGCCTGGCATACAACGCCGTGGCATCGTCCAGCAACCGGGCGCCCAGCGACTCGGGCGTCGGCTCGGCGGCGAGATCCTCGGGCGTCAAGTCGGTCGGCCACAGGTTCCCGGCGGTCACCAGGATGCTGCGGTGGTCCCACGGCTCATCCTCCGGCAGATCGGCGGCGATCGCCTCCACCTCAGACTGCAGGTGCTCGAGGGCCTGCTCGCGCAGCTCCGCGCCCTGGAGGATCTGGCCGCGCATCTCGTAGATGACCCGCCGCTGGTTGTTCATCACCTCGTCGTAGCGGAGCACGTTCTTGCGGGTCTCGGCGTTGCGCTGCTCCACGGTGGTCTGCGCCCGCTCCACGGACTTGGTAACCATCTTGGACTCGATGGGCACGCCGTCGTCCAGTGAGCGGGCCATCACCCAGTTCATGGCGCCGGTGGCGAAGATGCGCATGAGGTCGTCCTCGAGGGACAGGTAGAAGCGGCTCTCCCCCGGGTCGCCCTGGCGGCCCGAGCGGCCCCGCAGCTGGTTGTCGATGCGGCGGCTCTCGTGGCGTTCGGTGCCCACCACGTACACGCCGCCGAACTCTTTGATCACCTCGCCCTCGGCCCCGCAGTGCTCGCTGTGGCTCGCCAGCAGCTTGGGGTATGCCTTGGTGTACTCCTCGGACTGCGGGTCGTAGCCGTCGGCCAGCAGATCCCGCCGGGCGAGCGCCTCGGGGTTCCCACCGAGGATGATGTCGACGCCGCGCCCGGCCATGTTGGTGGCGACCGTCACCCGCCCCAGGCGCCCGGCCTGCGCGATGATCTCGGCCTCGCGTGCGTGCTGCTTGGCGTTCAGCACCTCGTGCGCGATGCCCCGGCGGGTGAGGTGGCCCGAGAGCTTCTCGGACTTCTCCACCGAGATGGTGCCCACCAGCACCGGCTGGCCGCGCTCGACCCGCTCGGCGATGTCGTCGACGATGGCGTCGAACTTGGCTTCCTCGGTGCGGTACACCAGGTCGGGCTGATCGGCGCGGATCATGGGCCTGTGCGTGGGGATCGAGACCACCTGCAGGTCGTAGGTGCCGTGCAGCTCGCTGGCCTCGGTCTGTGCGGTGCCGGTCATGCCGGCGAGCTTTTCGTAGAGCCGGAAGTAGTTCTGCAGGGTGATGGTGGCGAGGGTCTGGTTCTCCTCCTGGATCTTGACGCCCTCCTTGGCCTCGACGGCCTGGTGCAGTCCTTCGGACCAGCGTCGCCCGTCGAGGATGCGCCCGGTGAACTCGTCGACGATCTTCACCTCGCCGTCGCTGAGGATGTACTCCTTGTCGCGCCGGTACAGCTCCTTGGCCCGCAGCGCCGCGCCGAGGTGGTGCACGTAGCTGACCTGCACCGAGTCGTAGAGGTTCTCCACCCCCAAAGCGCGCTCCACGGCGTGCACGCCCTCCTCGGTGGGGGCCACCGTGCGCTTCTCCTCGTCCACCTCGTAGTGCTCGTCGCGCACCAGGCGGCGCACGATGGAGGCGAACCGGTAGTAGGTGTTGGCGGCCTCGGCCACCTGGCCGCTGATGATCAGCGGCGTGCGGGCCTCGTCGATGAGGATCGAGTCGATCTCGTCCACGATGCAGTAGCGATGGCCGCGCTGGACCCGCTCGGCGGCGGAGAGCGCCATGTTGTCCCGCAGGTAGTCGAAACCGAACTCGTTGTTGGTGCCGTAGGTGATGTCGCAGGCGTACTGCTGGCGCTTGAAGTCCTGGTCCCGAACGCCGGGGATCACGAGGCCCACGCTCAGGCCCAACCAGCGGTGGATCTGTCCCATCCAGTCGGCGTCGCGACTGGCCAGGTAGTCGTTGACGGTGACCACGTGGACGCCCTCGCCCGTAAGGCCGTTCAGATACACCGGCAGGGTGGAGACGAGCGTCTTGCCCTCGCCGGTGCGCATCTCGGCGACCCAGCCCAGGTGCAGCGCCGCCCCTCCCATGAGCTGCACGTCGTAGTGCCGCTGGCCGATGACCCGCCACGCAGCCTCCCGCATGACGGCGAATGCCTCCGCCAGCAGGTCATTCAGATCGGCGCCGTTGGCGAGGCGCTCCCGGAGTGCGGGCGTGCGGGCCTGCAACCCCTCGTCGCTCAGCGCCTGCATCTCGGGTTCCAGGCCGCCGATGTGGGGCACGAGCCCTTCCAGGGCCTTGAGCTTCTGCCCCTCGCCGGTTCGGAGGAGCTTGTCGAGGATCGCCATGTCCGCGTCGAGTCTACGAACCGGTGGGCCCGCTCACCGCGCCGACGGCGACGTCGACGACACGGGCCTCGGCGAGTCGCGCCAGCTCGCCGGGCGCGATCGGGAAGCAGGCGTCGGGGGTGCCGGCCGCCGCCCACACCTCCTCGAAATCCAGCAGTCGCCGGTCCAGGAAGGTCTCCAGCTTGCGGGCGTGGCCGAAGGGCGGCACGCCGCCGATGGAGAACCCCGTGGCGTCCGCGACCTCCTCGGCACGGGCCTGGCGGGCATCGCCGGCACCGGCGGCGGCACCCAGGCGTCCGGTGTCGACCCTGTCGGCGCCGGAGACCAGCGCCACGACAACCCGGCCACCGGCCACGAACACCAGCGACTTGACGATCTGGGCCAACTCGCAGCCCACCGCCGCGGCTGCGTCCCGGGCGGTTCGGGTCCCGGTGGGAAAGCGGGTGACACGCAAGTCCACGCCGAGGCCGGCAGCCGCCGCCGCGAACCGGTCGACAGCTCTGCTCACCGGCTCAGCCTACGAACTCCCGCCGTTCCGGTGGGCGGCGGCCTGCTCGGTGGCGAACTCCTGTGGAGTCATGAGCACCTCGCGGGCCTTGGAGCCCTCTGACGGACCGACCACACCGCGCTGCTCCAACAGATCCATGAGGCGCCCGGCCCGGGCGAACCCCACGCGCAGCTTGCGCTGCAGCATGGAGGTGGAACCGAGTTGGCTGTCCACCACCAACTCCATGGCCGCCTCCAGCAACTCGTCGTCGTCGGGGTCGCCGGAGTCGCGGCTGCCCATCAGGGTCGGAGTCGCCAGATCCTCCGCGGTGATCGCCTCGGACTCGGGCCGGCGGACGTTCTGGCGGCACCAGACAGCCGTCACGCGACGGACCTCCTCCTCGCTGACCCAGGCCCCCTGGATGCGCTGGGGCGTCCCCGCGGTGCCGTCCAGCAGCAGCATGTCGCCGTTGCCCACGAGCCGCTCCGCCCCGGCCTGGTCCAGGATGACGCGGCTGTCGGTGAGGCTCGACACCGACAGCGCCATGCGCGCCGGGATGTTGGCCTTGATGACCCCGGTGATGACGTTCGTGGAGGGTCGCTGCGTGGCGATCACGAGATGCACTCCCACGGCACGGGCCATCTGCGCCAGGCGCCAGATGGCGTCCTCCACCTCGCGCGGGGCGACCATCATGAGATCCGACAGCTCGTCCACCACGATGACGATGAACGGCAGCCGCTTCAGCGCCTCCTCCTCGTGGTCGCCCGCAGCTTCGCCACCACCGGCGGCCAGCGACGCCTCGTACATCTCGTTGTAGCCGGTGATGTCGCGGCAGCCCACCCGGGACAGCAACTCGTAGCGGCGCTCCATTTCCCGCACCGCCCAGCCGAGGGCGTTGGCGGCCTTCTTCGGATCGATCACGGGCTGGGTCAGCAGGTGCGGCACGTTGGCGTACTGCCGCATCTCCACCATCTTGGGATCCACCAGGATCAGCCGCACCTGCTCGGGCGTGCAGCGCATCAGGATCGTGGTGATGATGGAGTTGAGGCTGGACGACTTGCCCGATCCGGTTGCGCCGGCGATGAGGATGTGCGGCATCCGCCCCAGGTTGACCATGACGGCCTGCCCGGTGATGTCGCGCCCGAGGGCCACGTCGAGGGGATGGGAGGCGGCCGCCGCATCATCCGAGGCCAGGATGTCACCCAGGGTCACCGCGTGGCGCGCCGGGTTGGGAACCTCCACACCGATGGCCTGCCGGCCGGGAATCGGAGCGAGAATGCGCACCTCGGCCGAGGCCAGGGCATAGGCGATGTCGCGGGACAGCGCGGTGATCCTGGCCACCTTCACCCCCTCGGCCAGAACCAGCTCGTAGCGGCTGACCGTCGGGCCCACCACCACGTCGGCGAGCGTCGCCTCCACGCCGTGGGCGGCGAGCGCCGCCTCCAGCGCCCGCCCGCGCTCGCTGATGAGGCGGCCATCCACCTCCTGGGCGGGCGTCCGCTTCAGGATCCCCAGGTTGGGGCGCCGCCACTGGCCGCT contains these protein-coding regions:
- a CDS encoding Uma2 family endonuclease, whose protein sequence is ERNLYYRPQPNTAFVVPDLFVSFGVDPGALELDFSYRLWDAGAPPAFVLEIASEKTHNSDLNVKPAVYLEVGVGEYWRLDPTGGDYYTPALQGDRRAGDAWAPIAVDRDGDGRLRGHSAVLGLDLHAEPHRLRLRDPQTGLWLPDHDETRRQRDATEAEVAALRARLNDQTGDTAQ
- a CDS encoding nucleotidyl transferase AbiEii/AbiGii toxin family protein; amino-acid sequence: MGGTALAMQLRHRRSEDLDLFTPHAFDPDPLHAALEARGDFRLTRKSQGHLHGTFDGVKIDILWGADAATLRPPTLVAGIPVGSLQDIMATKFRAISSRHLLRDYFDVMSLEQLAGITVEEGFALYLQKYGLSVNHGSVHALVRGFGYFDDVMDDPILRGMVGEDVRDRVVGFFTARHPAIVRSVMQGPSSRT
- the prfB gene encoding peptide chain release factor 2 is translated as MNEDFSDDLAELSRRLEQSEHYLGIAGLRARRPALEIEAARPELWDDPERARRVAQDLAAVNDDIESFERLQARLEDADTLWQLATELDDDSVLAEIAESVDSLRTDFDALELRALLAGSYDERDAVCSIQSGEGGTDSQDWASMLLRMYGRWAERRGFSFEVESVTEGKEAGITSAEFSVKGRHAYGLLRSEHGIHRLVRISPFNKEGKRQTAFASVKVVPFFPEMAKEVEIDESELRVDTYRSSGAGGQHVNVTDSAVRITHLPTGLVTSSQAQRSQHQNRERAMQMLAAKLLDLERQKRTDEVAEIAGAAQRMGFGSQIRSYVLYPYQMVKDLRTEHSTSNPEAVLDGDIDDFVAAYLRWCRSQEVSAGQ
- the secA gene encoding preprotein translocase subunit SecA, with amino-acid sequence MAILDKLLRTGEGQKLKALEGLVPHIGGLEPEMQALSDEGLQARTPALRERLANGADLNDLLAEAFAVMREAAWRVIGQRHYDVQLMGGAALHLGWVAEMRTGEGKTLVSTLPVYLNGLTGEGVHVVTVNDYLASRDADWMGQIHRWLGLSVGLVIPGVRDQDFKRQQYACDITYGTNNEFGFDYLRDNMALSAAERVQRGHRYCIVDEIDSILIDEARTPLIISGQVAEAANTYYRFASIVRRLVRDEHYEVDEEKRTVAPTEEGVHAVERALGVENLYDSVQVSYVHHLGAALRAKELYRRDKEYILSDGEVKIVDEFTGRILDGRRWSEGLHQAVEAKEGVKIQEENQTLATITLQNYFRLYEKLAGMTGTAQTEASELHGTYDLQVVSIPTHRPMIRADQPDLVYRTEEAKFDAIVDDIAERVERGQPVLVGTISVEKSEKLSGHLTRRGIAHEVLNAKQHAREAEIIAQAGRLGRVTVATNMAGRGVDIILGGNPEALARRDLLADGYDPQSEEYTKAYPKLLASHSEHCGAEGEVIKEFGGVYVVGTERHESRRIDNQLRGRSGRQGDPGESRFYLSLEDDLMRIFATGAMNWVMARSLDDGVPIESKMVTKSVERAQTTVEQRNAETRKNVLRYDEVMNNQRRVIYEMRGQILQGAELREQALEHLQSEVEAIAADLPEDEPWDHRSILVTAGNLWPTDLTPEDLAAEPTPESLGARLLDDATALYARRESEIGTEVMRGLERQVMLRVIDQHWRTHLYEMDYLKEGIHLRAAGQKDPLSEWQREGFEMFGDLMQRIRRDFVRMITHIQVVKPETEQVSATRNVTYSGPTDPSEAPSALAQAAAAAAGVPLAGAKPAAAPSAAGKPAAGTATLVRSAAEKTGRNAPCPCGSGKKYKLCCGR
- a CDS encoding YbaK/EbsC family protein, which translates into the protein MSRAVDRFAAAAAGLGVDLRVTRFPTGTRTARDAAAAVGCELAQIVKSLVFVAGGRVVVALVSGADRVDTGRLGAAAGAGDARQARAEEVADATGFSIGGVPPFGHARKLETFLDRRLLDFEEVWAAAGTPDACFPIAPGELARLAEARVVDVAVGAVSGPTGS
- a CDS encoding DNA translocase FtsK 4TM domain-containing protein, with the protein product MAKSAPAASRLSAPAAGSKPPARRSGAGGTPPEEPSALAGFYRAYRAEIWALLAFVLALLSALGVYGDFGGLVGAAFRRAAGVTVGWGRLLVPPALAAVGVLLIIGRSREPTETDGDRQPSVRILGGGLVMTALAGILHLAAGRPTWGDGLVDFEGAGGYVGFASGGALALLAGVAGAVVVLVAVGLLGWLALSGMSLGTVGRGIWWVLRRVGLSLAAVVRLVVSDRRSEGEDEEPAEGAGAAEGPVPEGETTSGELPPGAAGQPPVVIPAAAPLSGGPRPAEQAPPSPEGAPGSRRRGRQAESPAAQVAAAGDDSGQWRRPNLGILKRTPAQEVDGRLISERGRALEAALAAHGVEATLADVVVGPTVSRYELVLAEGVKVARITALSRDIAYALASAEVRILAPIPGRQAIGVEVPNPARHAVTLGDILASDDAAAASHPLDVALGRDITGQAVMVNLGRMPHILIAGATGSGKSSSLNSIITTILMRCTPEQVRLILVDPKMVEMRQYANVPHLLTQPVIDPKKAANALGWAVREMERRYELLSRVGCRDITGYNEMYEASLAAGGGEAAGDHEEEALKRLPFIVIVVDELSDLMMVAPREVEDAIWRLAQMARAVGVHLVIATQRPSTNVITGVIKANIPARMALSVSSLTDSRVILDQAGAERLVGNGDMLLLDGTAGTPQRIQGAWVSEEEVRRVTAVWCRQNVRRPESEAITAEDLATPTLMGSRDSGDPDDDELLEAAMELVVDSQLGSTSMLQRKLRVGFARAGRLMDLLEQRGVVGPSEGSKAREVLMTPQEFATEQAAAHRNGGSS